The genomic window TTTAGCTGCCTAGCTGGAGGAAAAGTATGGACAAGACTAGTCACCTCAGAAGCTTATCTCGCGTCTCTCAGCATAGAACTTTCCAATTGTTGCTTGTTCCTGGGGTAACAGAGCAAGCCACACTCCAGTATCAGCACCTTCTTCGGCTGAAATGTTCCCTTCCCAATCAGTCATGGCAGTCTTTACCCAGCCAGGACAGAAACAGTTAATGTAAATCTTTTGGCCTTCAGACCTGTCAGATAACCTCCTTGCCATGAGTCTTGTATACACATTAACAGCAAACTTTGAGACCGAATAGTCCGTGTACATCTGAGGCCACTCAATGGAGGACCAACTATTTTGCTTCACTTGTTCAAGGAATTTAGTGACCATCCCATCAATCAATTCCTCAGATAAGCAATCATCAGTTAATAGTTGCTCTCTTAGGATCGCATCGCCGATTTTCTGATAggttaaaaaaagagaaaagacaaGTCAAGGACAATTCAGAATGGGTCACTTGGGAAAAAGAAGAGGTTAATGATGAGACTTACATTGCGTCTGCCATTGGCCCTGCCAAGCCTTGAGCTCACATTCACTATCCGGCCACCATACGGAGAAGGTTTCAGTAATGGTAGCATGGCTTCAATCATCCGCCTTGTACCAAAATAATTTGTCTCAATTACTTGCTCTGCAAATTCAACAGAGTTATCTGCTCCTCTGTTGAAGTTTACACCTGCATTGTTAATCTGTAGCTGGGTTACCCGAGATATCCAGACAAAAATCTGCCAGTATCAGCACCTAACCAGTCATTGCATATCGGTTTCTCCTTGCTTTGTGCAGAACCTATGTATCATATTCTCACATGTACGAAACTGAATATCATTTTTAGACTGCCCATGTCCAAGCTATTTTCTACTAAATATTCAGACTTCTATGCATGGTAGTAGGAATTTTTCGAACATAAATATTCAGAACTTAATGCAGCTTAGGCAATTAGGCACCACTACTCTCAGGCGCTCCATCACTCAATTGGATAGGGACGAAATAAAATTGAAACCACAGCCGTGTATGAAATTTTCGAAACCAAATTGAAGCGTTCCGTAGTACTGTATAGAGTAAGAGCATGGCAGTTGTGGAGGCTCACAAGGACATGGATGCCGCCGTGGGTCCGCGCCGTCCAGGCGGCGAAGGCCTCGACCGACGCGGCGTCCGCCACGTCGAGCTGCCGCCACTCCGCGCTCGTGCCCTCCTCGCGGAGGATCCCCTCCGCGGCGTCCCTGCCCCGCGCGGCGTCGCGCGAGGCGAGGACGACGTGGAGGCCGTGGCGCGCGAGCTGGCGGGAGATCTCGTAGCCGATGCCGCGGCTGGCCCCCGTCACCACCGCCACGGCGCGCGCCGGCGCGAGGCCGTCCCACCACCGCTGGTGGGGCTCGTAGGGTACGGCGCGGAGGAGCGTGACTTCCCGCCGCCGCTCCTCCCGGCGCTCCCTTGCCGCCGCCTTGCCCTTCTTCCCCATCTCTCGCTCCCTCTGCTGTACTGTGTTCGCCGGAATcgaacttttttttttgagaactcgGAACCATAGCCCCAAGAACATTAAGCCCAACATAAAGAGAAAATAAGAGTCCATGGGCTTGTTTACGGTGGGCCGTTAGCCTGGTCCGCTCAAATGTTTTTTTTAATGCTCAACTCGAATTTATGTAAAGAAAAAGATGGTCGCTCAAAAAAAAATCGGAAAGGATCAAATTTATTATCAAGTCATTGGAAGTAGAAAACatcataataaaaattatatcaagATTTAGAGACCACCGGACAACCTCTGTTGCTGCTATAGAATGAGGCGCAGGTGCGCCATTATCACTGCTtccctaccggagccggcttgaccttgtcgatgacagcacCGGCAATCTgtgtgcacgtgccccta from Triticum aestivum cultivar Chinese Spring chromosome 3B, IWGSC CS RefSeq v2.1, whole genome shotgun sequence includes these protein-coding regions:
- the LOC123066263 gene encoding carbonyl reductase [NADPH] 1, translating into MGKKGKAAARERREERRREVTLLRAVPYEPHQRWWDGLAPARAVAVVTGASRGIGYEISRQLARHGLHVVLASRDAARGRDAAEGILREEGTSAEWRQLDVADAASVEAFAAWTARTHGGIHVLINNAGVNFNRGADNSVEFAEQVIETNYFGTRRMIEAMLPLLKPSPYGGRIVNVSSRLGRANGRRNKIGDAILREQLLTDDCLSEELIDGMVTKFLEQVKQNSWSSIEWPQMYTDYSVSKFAVNVYTRLMARRLSDRSEGQKIYINCFCPGWVKTAMTDWEGNISAEEGADTGVWLALLPQEQATIGKFYAERREISF